Proteins from a genomic interval of Diospyros lotus cultivar Yz01 chromosome 6, ASM1463336v1, whole genome shotgun sequence:
- the LOC127803328 gene encoding pre-mRNA splicing factor SR-like 1 isoform X4, with product MTGNCRGPSTAFCLLYKFFTMKLTVKQMHGLLKHPDSPYIRAVGFLYLRYAADPKTLWNWVEPYLKDDEEFSPGSSGRMTTMGVYVRDLLLGQYYFDTLFPRIPVPVMRQMATNLEKMKLSTKHSGVTGESTRGSDDTARRPPSVKAALSVSFGQRAPHRASTRDSSPVRRTLPPPPYDRNGEDDHSKRSPSNRRSQSRDRDYSDRDRERDRDRNRDRERDRDRDRGRERDRDWDRAGERDRDRDRDRERDRDRRYDYDRRSRESSRRDYDRSSRDSSRYYREGSTRRSRSRSRSRSRSSSQSIQTRGVPTDHYPSTHRDGSKEKTSASSNLAKLRDLYGDLNTQKEDAAKDRAPNRDSGGEEVIRLGGSTWK from the exons ATGACGGGAAACTGTCGAGGCCCTTCAACGGCATTTTGTCTACTCTATAAGTTTTTCACTATGAAGCTAACTGTCAAGCAAATGCATGGCCTGTTAAAGCATCCAGATTCTCCTTACATAAGAGCA GTTGGGTTTCTTTACTTGAGATATGCTGCGGATCCAAAGACATTAtggaattgggttgaaccctaTCTCAAGGATGATGAG GAATTCTCTCCTGGATCCAGTGGTCGAATGACTACAATGGGTGTATATGTGCGTGATTTGCTTCTTGGACAG TACTATTTTGATACTCTCTTTCCCCGTATCCCGGTTCCAGTAATGCGGCAGATGGCAACTAATCTTGAAAAGATGAAGCTCTCTACTAAGCATTCAGGAGTGACTGGAGAATCCACACGTGGGTCTGATGACACTGCTCGTAGACCCCCGTCTGTCAAAGCTGCACTTTCGGTCTCATTTGGTCAGCGTGCTCCTCATCGTGCATCAACTAGGGACTCGTCACCTGTTCGCCGTACATTGCCACCTCCTCCTTATGATAGAAATGGGGAGGATGACCATTCAAAAAGATCTCCCAGCAATCGACGTAGCCAGAGTCGTGACCGAGATTATTCAGACAGAGACAGGGAGAGAGATCGGGATCGGAATCGAGACAGGGAGAGGGACCGGGATCGAGACAGgggcagagagagagatagggacTGGGATAGAGCTGGAGAAAGGGACAGGGACAGAGACAGGGATCGAGAAAGGGATAGAGATAGGAGGTATGATTATGATAGGAGGTCCAGAGAAAGCAGCAGAAGGGATTATGATAGGAGCAGCCGTGATAGTAGCAGGTATTACAGAGAAGGTAGTACTCGTAGAAGCAGGAGCCGGAGCAGGAGCAGGAGCAGGAGCAGCAGTCAGAGTATCCAAACTCGCGGTGTACCTACTGATCACTATCCAAGTACACATCGGGATGGAAGCAAAGAAAAAACATCTGCATCTAGCAATCTGGCCAAGCTGAGAGATCTATATGGTGACTTGAACACTCAGAAAGAGGATGCTGCCAAAGATAGGGCTCCTAATAGGGACAGCGGCGGCGAAGAGGTTATCAGGCTTGGAGGCTCTACTTGGAAATAG
- the LOC127804751 gene encoding ubiquitin domain-containing protein 7SL RNA1-like — translation MDVFFEPTRGRPFGMELGYFDTVAEIKEKIQKDQGIPVSKQILIFNGQVLRDDLNVHFSEILDRSRIQLVVSTDSEQLRTKSEETSAAAARKVQLRLKLPTSKLGVTLEPDASDTIRRLKERIHEMDGVPINRLVLREDGNELHDHRSLQDYDLSDRSEIEIGVRPSPTTSSSTGSGNAASSKKLRVMVLTKCGTRKIAVEVNASDNVGELRKELQKLSQRLNFHLPSDGYFFIYKQNVMDEDRSFRWHHVGQGDTLEIFSGSVTGGS, via the coding sequence ATGGATGTGTTCTTTGAGCCTACGAGGGGTAGGCCATTTGGCATGGAATTAGGCTACTTCGACACAGTTGCGGAGATCAAAGAGAAGATCCAGAAAGATCAAGGTATACCTGTATCCAAacagattctgattttcaatGGCCAGGTTCTTCGCGATGATCTCAACGTCCATTTCTCCGAGATACTGGATCGTTCCAGAATTCAGCTCGTCGTCTCTACGGATTCTGAACAACTTCGCACCAAAAGTGAAGAGAcgtcggcggcggcggcgaggaAAGTGCAGCTCCGGCTGAAGTTGCCGACGTCGAAGCTCGGCGTAACACTTGAACCGGATGCGAGCGATACGATTAGGCGCCTCAAGGAGAGAATCCACGAGATGGACGGGGTTCCAATTAACAGACTCGTGCTCCGTGAGGACGGAAACGAATTGCACGACCACCGAAGTTTGCAGGATTACGATCTCTCGGATCGGTCCGAGATCGAAATCGGCGTTAGGCCGTCGCCGACGACTTCATCGTCGACGGGATCTGGAAACGCGGCGAGCTCGAAGAAGTTGAGAGTGATGGTGTTGACGAAGTGCGGGACCAGGAAGATTGCGGTGGAGGTGAATGCATCGGATAACGTGGGAGAGTTGAGGAAGGAGCTGCAGAAACTGAGTCAACGTCTCAATTTTCATCTCCCTTCGGACGGATATTTTTTCATCTACAAGCAGAATGTGATGGATGAAGATCGGTCGTTCCGATGGCACCATGTAGGCCAAGGTGATACCCTTGAGATCTTCAGTGGTAGTGTCACTGGCGGATCCTGA
- the LOC127803328 gene encoding pre-mRNA splicing factor SR-like 1 isoform X1: MEIQTSGKPIDQLLEKVLCMNILSSDYFKELYRLKTYHEVIDEIYNQVDHVEPWMTGNCRGPSTAFCLLYKFFTMKLTVKQMHGLLKHPDSPYIRAVGFLYLRYAADPKTLWNWVEPYLKDDEEFSPGSSGRMTTMGVYVRDLLLGQYYFDTLFPRIPVPVMRQMATNLEKMKLSTKHSGVTGESTRGSDDTARRPPSVKAALSVSFGQRAPHRASTRDSSPVRRTLPPPPYDRNGEDDHSKRSPSNRRSQSRDRDYSDRDRERDRDRNRDRERDRDRDRGRERDRDWDRAGERDRDRDRDRERDRDRRYDYDRRSRESSRRDYDRSSRDSSRYYREGSTRRSRSRSRSRSRSSSQSIQTRGVPTDHYPSTHRDGSKEKTSASSNLAKLRDLYGDLNTQKEDAAKDRAPNRDSGGEEVIRLGGSTWK; the protein is encoded by the exons ATGGAGATACAAACTTCGGGGAAACCAATTGATCAGCTTTTGGAGAAGGTTCTTTGCATGAACATCCTTTCGTCTGATTATTTCAAAGAGCTTTACCGACTGAAAACTTACCATGAAGTGATAGATGAGATTTACAATCAAGTTGATCACGTAGAGCCATGGATGACGGGAAACTGTCGAGGCCCTTCAACGGCATTTTGTCTACTCTATAAGTTTTTCACTATGAAGCTAACTGTCAAGCAAATGCATGGCCTGTTAAAGCATCCAGATTCTCCTTACATAAGAGCA GTTGGGTTTCTTTACTTGAGATATGCTGCGGATCCAAAGACATTAtggaattgggttgaaccctaTCTCAAGGATGATGAG GAATTCTCTCCTGGATCCAGTGGTCGAATGACTACAATGGGTGTATATGTGCGTGATTTGCTTCTTGGACAG TACTATTTTGATACTCTCTTTCCCCGTATCCCGGTTCCAGTAATGCGGCAGATGGCAACTAATCTTGAAAAGATGAAGCTCTCTACTAAGCATTCAGGAGTGACTGGAGAATCCACACGTGGGTCTGATGACACTGCTCGTAGACCCCCGTCTGTCAAAGCTGCACTTTCGGTCTCATTTGGTCAGCGTGCTCCTCATCGTGCATCAACTAGGGACTCGTCACCTGTTCGCCGTACATTGCCACCTCCTCCTTATGATAGAAATGGGGAGGATGACCATTCAAAAAGATCTCCCAGCAATCGACGTAGCCAGAGTCGTGACCGAGATTATTCAGACAGAGACAGGGAGAGAGATCGGGATCGGAATCGAGACAGGGAGAGGGACCGGGATCGAGACAGgggcagagagagagatagggacTGGGATAGAGCTGGAGAAAGGGACAGGGACAGAGACAGGGATCGAGAAAGGGATAGAGATAGGAGGTATGATTATGATAGGAGGTCCAGAGAAAGCAGCAGAAGGGATTATGATAGGAGCAGCCGTGATAGTAGCAGGTATTACAGAGAAGGTAGTACTCGTAGAAGCAGGAGCCGGAGCAGGAGCAGGAGCAGGAGCAGCAGTCAGAGTATCCAAACTCGCGGTGTACCTACTGATCACTATCCAAGTACACATCGGGATGGAAGCAAAGAAAAAACATCTGCATCTAGCAATCTGGCCAAGCTGAGAGATCTATATGGTGACTTGAACACTCAGAAAGAGGATGCTGCCAAAGATAGGGCTCCTAATAGGGACAGCGGCGGCGAAGAGGTTATCAGGCTTGGAGGCTCTACTTGGAAATAG